ATGTCACACTTGATATATTGTATACATTCGCTAATTACactcataatataatatattaataaaaaatatctcgagattattatttttgtgtagTTAGTCACTGTTCTTGCTCTTGATTTCAAtagaagagagagataaataGCAGGTGATGTTTGTTTAGATTGAATATTAAATTCGATAATAACTTTAGTGTATCACTTTAGCTATGGATGTGAAAATCGAGTGAAACTGGCCAAAAAAGCAAATCTGTTAATGGATGGATATCACATCTTCTACGCTACACCATATAGCAAACTTCCATGCAATTCTGCAACCCTAATTGAATTCCTTAAACcctaaagtttaaatatttttcacaaatcataaggagagagagagcgagagggaGTGAGAGCGCACAGATGGCATCAAAGGGAATGCTGGTTATTGCCGCACCACCACCACAATCAAGCAGAAAATCCAGGGTATGCCCTGCTACCACTTGCTCTTTTGATTCCTTatcgtcgtcgtcgtcttcATCTTCGTCTACAACTACTGAACCTGAAAGTTCCAGAAAATTTACCTACAGCAGGGCCTCCCCATCCGTGAGATGGCCCCATTTGAAATTCACTGACGCCAACCATCACCGTTCGCCCCCTTCTCACTTTACTGCCGTATCTCCGCCCCCCGTACTTGTAGATACCATAGATTTGGAGATTAAAGAGGAAACGCGGAATTTGGACGTCGATGATGAAACCCTAGAGGTATTGGGTAGGCCTAGCAGGACCAGGGCcaagaaaatgaccaaattggCACTGAAAAGGGCTAAAGATTGGCGCCAGAGGGTCCAATTATTGACTGATAGTATTCTACAGTTGAAACCAGAGGAGTTTGTGGCTGATGTCCTGGATAAGAGGATGGCGCAAATGACTCCGACCGACTTCTGTTTTGTAGTGAAATGGGTTGGGCAGTCGAGTTGGCAGCGGGCTTTGGAGGTCTACGAGTGGTTGAATCTTCGGCATTGGTACTCTCCCAATGCCCGGATGCTGGCCACGATATTGGCTGTGCTTGGCAAGGCCAATCAAGAGGCCTTGGCTGTGGAAATTTTTTCTAGGGCCGAGGCTGGGATGGGTAACACTGTCCAAGTTTATAATGCAATGATGGGTGTTTATGCTCGGAATGGTCGGTTCATCAAGGTTTGTGAACTGCTTGATTTGATGAGGGAGAGAGGGTGTGAGCCAGACCTTGTGAGTTTCAATACTTTAATAAACGCACGCTTGAAATCGCAATCAATGGCACCGAACTTGGCAGTAGAACTTTTAAATGAGGTGAGAAAATCAGGTCTTCGACCCGATATAATTACTTACAACACACTTATCAGTGCTTGTTCCCGGGAATATAATTTGGAGGAGGCAGTCAAGGTTTACAACGATATGGAGGCAAACAAATGCCAACCCGATTTATGGACATTTAATGCCATGATTTCACTTTATGGGAGATGCGGATTCTCTACCAAGGCTGAACAGTTTTTCACGGAGCTGAAGTCAAAAGGGTTTTTCCCAGATGCAGTAACATTTAATTCTCTACTCTATGCTTTTGCAAGAGAAGTGAATGTCCCAAAGGTACAGGAAATCTGTGAAGAAATGGCACAAATGGGTTTTAGAAAAGATGAGATGACTTATAACACCATCATCCACATGTATGGGAAGCACGGTCAGCATGATTTAGCTTTGCAACTTTACAGAGACATGAAAGCATCAGGGCAAAATCCTGATGCAATCACATACACGATCCTCATTGATTCACTTGGAAAAACAAGTATGACAGCTGAGGCCGCTGATGTGATGTCAGAGATGCTTGATGCAGGTGTTAGACCCACTCTCCATACTTATAGTGCATTAATTTGTGGGTATGCAAAGGCTGGAAAGCGAGTGGAGGCGGAAGCCACATTTAATTGCATGCTCAGGTCTGGGATTAAACCGGATCATCTAGCATATTCAGTTATGTTGGATGTCCACTTGAGATCTAATGATTCCAAGAAGGCATTGGTTTTGTATCGTGAAATGAATTGCAACGGTTTCAATCCAGATCAATCCCTTTATGAGGCTTTGGTCCAAATTCTCAGAAGAGAGAATAAAGAGGAAGACCTTCAGAAAGTGGTTAAGGATATGGAAGAATCATGTGGTTTGGATCCACAAATAATTTCATCTATTCTTGTTAAGGGGGAATGCTATGATCATGCAGCTAACCTGTTGAGAAAGGCCATCATGCAGGGTTATGATTTGGACCACGAGAACTTATTGTCTATTCTGAGTTCATATAGTTCATCGGGAAGACACTTAGAAGCGCTCCAGTTGCTAAACTTTTTGAGAGAACGTGTACCTCAATCCCATCAATTGATAACTGAAGCTATGGTAATAATTCATTGTAAGGCTCATCAACTGGATGCTGCATTAGATGAATATAGAAAAAACATAGGGTTAAGTACATTTCATGGGAGTCCTTCTATGTACGAGTCCCTTATTAAATGCTGTGAGGAGGCTGAATTATTTGCTCAAGCTTCTCAGGTGTTCTCAGACATGAGATTTAATGGAGTGGAACCTTCTCAGAATCTCTCTGAAACTATGATGCTTATGTATTCTAGAATGGGCTTCCCAGAAACGGCCCATCATTTGCTTGATCAGGCAGAAGCGAAGGGCATTGAATTTGACAATCTTTCTGTTTATGTTCGGCTTATTGACTCTTATGGCAAGTTGAAGCTACTGCATAAAGCAGAGAGTTTGGTGGGGATTCTTAGGCAGAGATCTAGTATAGTTGATCGTAAGGCTTGGAATACACTAATGCAGGCTTATGCAGCAAGTGGTTGCTATGAGAAAGCCAGAGCTGCTTTTAATACAATGATGAGAGATGGTCCTTCCCCAACTGTGGTTACCATCAATTGTCTGATGCAAGCTTTGATTGTTGACGGGAGATTAAATGAGCTTTATGTGGTAATTCAAGAGTTGCAAGATATGGGTTTTAAAATTAGTAAGAGTTCCATTCTTTTGATACTTAATGCATTTGCCCGAGTTGGTAACATATTTGAggtgaagaaaatatataatggaATGAAGGCTGCCGGTTATTTTCCTTCCATGCATCTTTATAGAGTTATGATTGAACTGTTCTCCAAAGGCAAGCGAGTAAGGGATGTTGAAGCCATGGTTTCTGAGATGGAAGATGCGGGATTTAAGCCTGACCTTTCCATATGGAACTGTGTACTTAAGTTATATACAGAAATTGAGGATTTTAAGAAGACAGCGAGAGTATACCAGCAGATTCAAGAAGCTGAACTTAAGCCAGACAAGGAGACTTATAATACTTTGATATTGATGTACTGTAGGGATTGCAGGCCAGATGAAGGTTTGCAGTTGATGCATGAAATGAGAAGTCTTGGTCTGGACCCTAAGCTGGATACATACAAAAGCCTAATTTCTGCATTTGGCAAGCTGCAGATGGTGGAACAAGCTGATGGACTTTTTGAGAGGATGCGATCAGAAGGATATAAACTTGATCGTTCTTTCTATCATATAATGATGAAAACTTTTAGAAGCTCAGGAGATCATTCTAAAGCTGAAAGggtacttatcatgatgaaggAAGCAGGTGTGGAACCAACCATTGCCACAATGCATTTACTGATGAGCTCATATGGCAGCTCTGGGCATCCAACTGAAGCTGAGAAAGtgcttaataatttaaaagtaaccGGTGCAGATCTTGTCCTACCATACAGTACAGTCATTGATGCTTATCTCAAGAATGGAGATTATAACATTGGAATTCTGAAACTCCAAGAGTTGAAGGGAGAAGGTCTGGAGCCAGACCACAAGATTTGGACTTGCTTTATCAGGGCTGCAAGTTTATCTCAGAGCAAAAATGAAGCTATAGTTTTGCTCAATGCTGTGAGAGATGCTGGTTTTGATCTTCCTCTCAGGTACACTTTGAAACTTGGCTTTCTTACCACTCACCATTTGTCTTATTATCTATCTACTTGTTTGTTTCTTCCATATCTTTCCTGTAAATGGAAATTAGCTTTCTACTCTTTTGGCAGGCTTCTCATGGATAAATCTGAGTCACTAATCATGGAGGTAGACCAGTATCTTGAGCAACTGGAACCTATGGAAAGCAATGCAGCTTTGAATTTTGTCAATGCTTTGGAAGATCTGCTGTGGGCATTTGAACTCCGGGCCACAGCTTCATGGGTTTTCCAATTGGCAATAAAGAGAAGTATATACCGCCATGATGTGTTCAGGTATCCTATGAATCTAGTTTATGCTAATCCTATGCTATTTGTTTGTCAATGTCGGTTATGGTTACATCAAGAGAGTTGAGGCATTTCAAGATATCAACCAAAAAAAGTGTGGCAACATCTCAAAAGACATGGTATGACAAGTTTTAGTATTCAAAAGTATACTCTTCCTCTGTCACTTTAGCTTGGAAGGCTTAAGATAGAGAACgtagagagagatagagaaagtaAGAAAATGCTTTTGTAGAGGGTGCCCTCTGTTTATGCTCTTCTCCTTCATTGATAAATTACTTGGATCTATTTGATCTATGGTTGTAATTCATTCTCTAAAGTGGTCAAACAGATAACTATTTTGTGTGATTATCCTGCTATATAAGAGGTGTGCATTTCATACTTATCAAGTGGTCTCCAAATTAATCTAGAGTGGCACCTGCCACCGGAGTGTCCATGCAACTGATGACTGTGACACCTTGTCTTGGCTTGGAGGTTAGAGGAAATCTTACCTTGTGGCCTAACAAAAGGGTGCTAGCTGCATATTGGTTGCTTAGGCCCTgagatttctttcttcttttgttggGAACCCCTCAAGCATTTCAAGTGCAACTATGAATTGCTTACTTCTTGACTAATTTAAGCATACAAAGAGCTCGAgggtttaattaatttgcattgAGTTGTATCTTTGTTCAGCCTACACATGCTTAAATACCATCTCTCTGTGTCTGATCTCTGCAAAGCCTTACTCTCCACTTTACCTAGTTGATCATCTTTAATATCCATCTCTTCAACCCACTTCTACACGTCTGACTTAGTAATTTGGATTAATGGCTCTACTTTTGTCAGGACACAGCATTTATTTTTATGGCGGCTTTCCACATTATTAACCTATTATAATGCCTTTCATCTTATGGATTTGCGTTTAACACCTGGTATTGTTGCAGGGTAGCTGATAAGGACTGGGGAGCTGATTTTAGAAAGTTGTCTGGTGGTGCAGCTCTTGTTGGCCTTACTTTGTGGCTTGACCACATGCAAGCAAGTTCTTTTTATAACACTTATTatccttttcatttttaatgAACTGCTATTGTATATGTTGCTTTTTTCATAATTCTAGAAGCCCTCATGATCTTTATTCTTCTGAATTTCATGTACTATAATAAATCTTCTGTACTATCTCCCTTGAGTAGTCAACACAGAAATACTTAGCTGTAAAAACTGCATAAAACTGTTGTTACTTAAGAGTTAATTGTGACATTTGTAGTTTATGAGGATCCTAAATGGATTTCTGGACATGCATTGTTTTAGTATGAATGTGTCACAGGCCTATAATTCTTACCTCTGGTTAGCTTTCCTTTGCTGGATAGTCTTGTGTCATATGGATATCTCAGGAACACCTTGTAATCATAATAGCTCCCAGTTTTTGGCTATATTTTTTGTGCACCTGACAATTGATTTCTTCTGTGGCAGGATGCATCCCTGGAGGGTTTCCCAGAATCTCCGAAATCTGTAGTGCTGATTACAGGGACTTCAGAATACAGCAGTGTTTCCTTGAACAGCACATTGAAGGCATACCTTTGGGAAATGGGATCGCCATTTCTTCCCTGCAAAACAAGGAGTGGGCTTCTTGTTGCAAAAGCACACTCCCTTAGAATGTGGTTAAAGGACTCGCCATTTTGCTTGGACCTTGAGTTGAAAAACCGCGCCCACATCCCCGACTTAAACTCAATGCAGCTTGTTGAAGGATGTTATATTAGACGTGGACTTGTTTCTGCTTTCAAGGACATAACGGAGAGGCTTGGGGAAGTGAGACCAAAGAAATTTGCAAGGCTGGCTTTGCTGCCAGATCCCAAAAGAAACAAGGCTATTCAAGCTGACATAGACGGAAGGCAAGAGAAGTTTGCGAAGCTGGAAAAACAGGGGCTTGTAAGACACAAGAAGCTCAAGAAGTTCAGAAAGGCAAAATTTATTAGGAAGAGTAGGATATACGAGAAATCAAGTCAGGAAGAAAAAGTTAACGGTGCCTAATGAGTTGATGATCACCAACTTATGCACTCTTGTTATTGCCCTGTCTCCATTA
This genomic stretch from Diospyros lotus cultivar Yz01 chromosome 1, ASM1463336v1, whole genome shotgun sequence harbors:
- the LOC127809723 gene encoding pentatricopeptide repeat-containing protein At3g18110, chloroplastic, whose amino-acid sequence is MASKGMLVIAAPPPQSSRKSRVCPATTCSFDSLSSSSSSSSSTTTEPESSRKFTYSRASPSVRWPHLKFTDANHHRSPPSHFTAVSPPPVLVDTIDLEIKEETRNLDVDDETLEVLGRPSRTRAKKMTKLALKRAKDWRQRVQLLTDSILQLKPEEFVADVLDKRMAQMTPTDFCFVVKWVGQSSWQRALEVYEWLNLRHWYSPNARMLATILAVLGKANQEALAVEIFSRAEAGMGNTVQVYNAMMGVYARNGRFIKVCELLDLMRERGCEPDLVSFNTLINARLKSQSMAPNLAVELLNEVRKSGLRPDIITYNTLISACSREYNLEEAVKVYNDMEANKCQPDLWTFNAMISLYGRCGFSTKAEQFFTELKSKGFFPDAVTFNSLLYAFAREVNVPKVQEICEEMAQMGFRKDEMTYNTIIHMYGKHGQHDLALQLYRDMKASGQNPDAITYTILIDSLGKTSMTAEAADVMSEMLDAGVRPTLHTYSALICGYAKAGKRVEAEATFNCMLRSGIKPDHLAYSVMLDVHLRSNDSKKALVLYREMNCNGFNPDQSLYEALVQILRRENKEEDLQKVVKDMEESCGLDPQIISSILVKGECYDHAANLLRKAIMQGYDLDHENLLSILSSYSSSGRHLEALQLLNFLRERVPQSHQLITEAMVIIHCKAHQLDAALDEYRKNIGLSTFHGSPSMYESLIKCCEEAELFAQASQVFSDMRFNGVEPSQNLSETMMLMYSRMGFPETAHHLLDQAEAKGIEFDNLSVYVRLIDSYGKLKLLHKAESLVGILRQRSSIVDRKAWNTLMQAYAASGCYEKARAAFNTMMRDGPSPTVVTINCLMQALIVDGRLNELYVVIQELQDMGFKISKSSILLILNAFARVGNIFEVKKIYNGMKAAGYFPSMHLYRVMIELFSKGKRVRDVEAMVSEMEDAGFKPDLSIWNCVLKLYTEIEDFKKTARVYQQIQEAELKPDKETYNTLILMYCRDCRPDEGLQLMHEMRSLGLDPKLDTYKSLISAFGKLQMVEQADGLFERMRSEGYKLDRSFYHIMMKTFRSSGDHSKAERVLIMMKEAGVEPTIATMHLLMSSYGSSGHPTEAEKVLNNLKVTGADLVLPYSTVIDAYLKNGDYNIGILKLQELKGEGLEPDHKIWTCFIRAASLSQSKNEAIVLLNAVRDAGFDLPLRLLMDKSESLIMEVDQYLEQLEPMESNAALNFVNALEDLLWAFELRATASWVFQLAIKRSIYRHDVFRVADKDWGADFRKLSGGAALVGLTLWLDHMQDASLEGFPESPKSVVLITGTSEYSSVSLNSTLKAYLWEMGSPFLPCKTRSGLLVAKAHSLRMWLKDSPFCLDLELKNRAHIPDLNSMQLVEGCYIRRGLVSAFKDITERLGEVRPKKFARLALLPDPKRNKAIQADIDGRQEKFAKLEKQGLVRHKKLKKFRKAKFIRKSRIYEKSSQEEKVNGA